One window of Lepeophtheirus salmonis chromosome Z, UVic_Lsal_1.4, whole genome shotgun sequence genomic DNA carries:
- the LOC121130525 gene encoding uncharacterized protein, with protein sequence MKVFVVISTLLALASANQSSHQTIQHGHAAPVHTSIHKPHGVHHASVVSQPAADPSDVHNPYTADYKPIAAVHAPAHAPVHAPYHPAPYHPAPYHPAPVVHRPAPYHPAPAPYHPAPVVHKPSPYHAAEVYGDSPAVYQYGYAVADDYAGTNFAANENRDGYSTNGEYRVALPDGRTQIVSYNVADAYSGYVADVRYEGEPHYDSYKPAHKPAPYHPAPAPYHPAPYHA encoded by the exons ATGAAG GTTTTCGTTGTTATTTCCACCCTTTTGGCTCTTGCCTCTGCTAACCAATCCAGCCATCAAACCATCCAACACGGACATGCTGCTCCCGTCCACACCTCCATCCACAAACCTCATGGTGTTCATCATGCTTCCGTAGTCAGCCAACCCGCTGCTGATCCCTCTGACGTCCACAACCCCTACACTGCTGACTACAAGCCCATTGCTGCTGTCCACGCACCAGCTCATGCCCCAGTTCACGCTCCCTATCACCCTGCTCCTTATCATCCAGCTCCCTACCACCCAGCCCCTGTTGTTCACAGACCAGCTCCTTATCACCCAGCTC CTGCTCCCTACCACCCAGCTCCCGTTGTCCACAAGCCTTCTCCCTATCACGCTGCTGAGGTCTACGGTGATAGTCCTGCCGTCTACCAATACGGATATGCTGTCGCTGATGACTATGCTGGAACCAACTTCGCTGCCAACGAGAATAGAGACGGATACTCCACCAATGGTGAATACAGAGTTGCCCTTCCCGATGGCCGCACACAAATCGTTTCCTACAACGTGGCTGATGCTTACTCTGGATATGTTGCTGATGTCAGATACGAAGGAGAGCCTCATTATGACTCCTACAAGCCTGCTCACAAGCCAGCTCCTTATCACCCTGCCCCAGCTCCTTATCACCCTGCTCCCTATCACGCCTAA
- the LOC121130044 gene encoding uncharacterized protein translates to MKVFVVISALLALASANQSSHQTIQHGHAAPVHTSIHRPHGVHHASVVSQPAADPSDVHNPYTADYKPIAAVHAPAHAPVHAPYHPAPYHPAPYHPAPVVHRPAPYHPAPYHPAPVVHRPAPYHPAPVVHKPSPYHAAEVYGDSPAVYQYGYAVADDYAGTNFAANENRDGYSTNGEYRVALPDGRTQIVSYNVADAYSGYVADVRYEGEPHYDSYKPAHKPAPYHPAPYHA, encoded by the exons ATGAAG GTTTTCGTTGTTATTTCCGCTCTTTTGGCTCTTGCCTCTGCTAACCAATCCAGCCATCAAACCATCCAACACGGACATGCTGCTCCCGTCCACACATCCATCCACAGACCTCATGGTGTTCATCATGCTTCCGTAGTCAGCCAACCCGCTGCTGATCCCTCTGACGTGCACAACCCCTACACTGCTGACTACAAGCCCATTGCTGCTGTCCACGCACCAGCTCATGCCCCAGTTCACGCTCCCTATCACCCTGCTCCTTATCATCCAGCTCCCTACCACCCAGCCCCTGTTGTTCACAGACCAGCTCCTTATCACCCAGCTCCCTATCACCCAGCCCCTGTTGTTCACAGACCAGCTCCTTACCACCCAGCTCCAGTTGTCCACAAGCCTTCTCCCTATCACGCTGCTGAAGTCTACGGTGATAGTCCCGCCGTCTACCAATACGGATATGCTGTCGCTGATGACTACGCTGGAACCAACTTCGCCGCCAACGAGAACAGAGACGGATACTCCACCAACGGTGAATACAGAGTTGCCCTTCCCGATGGTCGTACTCAAATTGTTTCCTACAACGTGGCTGATGCTTACTCTGGATATGTTGCTGATGTCAGATACGAAGGAGAGCCTCATTACGACTCCTACAAGCCTGCTCACAAGCCAGCTCCCTACCACCCTGCTCCCTATCACGCCTAA
- the LOC121130043 gene encoding uncharacterized protein, with amino-acid sequence MKVFVVISALLALASANQSSHQTIQHGHAAPVHTSIHRPHGVHHASVVSQPAADPSDVHNPYTADYKPIAAVHAPAHAPVHAPYHPAPYHPSSYHPAPYHPAPVVHRPAPYHPAPVVHRPAPYHPAPAPYHPAPVVHKPSPYHAAEVYGDSPAVYQYGYAVADDYSGTNFAANENRDGYSTNGEYRVALPDGRTQIVSYNVADAYSGYVADVRYEGEPHYDSYKPAHKPAPYHPAPYHA; translated from the exons ATGAAG GTTTTCGTTGTTATTTCCGCTCTTTTGGCTCTTGCCTCTGCTAACCAATCCAGCCATCAAACAATCCAACACGGACATGCTGCTCCCGTCCACACATCCATCCACAGACCTCATGGAGTTCATCATGCTTCCGTAGTCAGCCAACCCGCTGCTGATCCCTCTGATGTCCACAACCCCTACACTGCTGACTATAAGCCCATTGCTGCTGTCCACGCACCAGCTCATGCCCCAGTTCACGCTCCCTATCACCCTGCTCCTTACCATCCATCTTCTTACCACCCAGCCCCCTACCACCCAGCCCCTGTTGTTCACAGACCAGCTCCTTACCACCCAGCCCCTGTTGTTCACAGACCTGCTCCCTACCACCCAGCACCTGCTCCCTACCACCCAGCTCCAGTTGTCCACAAGCCTTCTCCCTATCACGCTGCTGAAGTCTACGGTGATAGTCCTGCCGTCTACCAATACGGATATGCTGTCGCTGATGACTATTCTGGAACCAACTTTGCTGCCAACGAGAACAGAGACGGATACTCCACCAACGGTGAATACAGAGTTGCCCTTCCCGATGGCCGTACTCAAATCGTTTCCTACAACGTCGCTGATGCTTACTCTGGATATGTTGCTGATGTCAGATACGAAGGAGAGCCTCATTACGACTCCTACAAGCCTGCTCACAAGCCAGCTCCCTACCACCCTGCTCCCTATCACGCCTAA